In the genome of Acyrthosiphon pisum isolate AL4f unplaced genomic scaffold, pea_aphid_22Mar2018_4r6ur Scaffold_21066;HRSCAF=22934, whole genome shotgun sequence, the window actttattttttagaacaaattaaaaatattgctataGCAATTTGACAATACCATGTTTTTTTCTCAATGTGTTTGATATTAGGCTACATGTTATACTGAAGTTTTCTAACATAACTTATTGAGACATACTGTACCAGACATTAGtcgttatctattatttatcttattgtGACTTGGGTAATGTTTTTAACTtctcaataattaatatctaattaaaatgtccataaaaaattaactcaaataatttaattataattttgatatgcaATTTGTAACGTGCTTTACTTAACTCTATAGggtaataatttctatatattttcatttacaaaGAAAACAGTAGAAATCATTGATTACTGAATTATCAATTCTGTCTTTTTTAGAAATGCAATTTATCGCTATATTTCGTCAACACAAAGAACACGACACCCAGTACATACAGCTTAAATTAGTAAGtactcatatcataataattgataccgtattaattgtatttatttacaatatttttataaggatttataTACACAACAATATTGCTTTGGAAAATGTATTGGTGTATAAATATGATATGGATAGAAATTTCATGAACTAACAGCTTGTGATGAAAAGCTATGATGAAGATACAAGTTCTGACTTCTACAATGAATggattgtttatataatatataaagtacgtTATACTTctcatacattaaatatataaattaaatacctgagTAAAACACAAAATGCCGTCCCACTTTGAATCAGACTGCGGACTGTCTGTTAtgcatgaataaattaaatttaaagtcaaattatatattcaatgcATTACTGGTGTGGTTACAAATTGTGTTTTGAAGCTatgttcataaataaagtaatttaattactattttgatATGCAATTTGTAGCGTGCTTCAACTCTAGTCTAAtgattactatatattttaatttcataatttcttaCACAATAAACAGAAGAATCATCAATTGCGTAATTAACAATTCTGTCTTCTTCAGGATGCAATTAATGGCTATCCAGCGACACACCAAGAACATGATACCCATTCTACATATCATCATTNNNNNNNNNNNNNNNNNNNNNNNNNNNNNNNNNNNNNNNNNNNNNNNNNNCCAGTAATGCATTGAATACATTATttgactttaaatttaatttattcatgcaTAACTGACAGTCCGCAGTCTGATTCAAAGTGGGACGGCATTTTGTGTTTTActcaggtatttaatttatatatttaatgtatgagAAGTATAacgtactttatatattatataaacaatccATTCATTGTAGAAGTCAGAACTTGTATCTTCATCATAGCTTTTAATCTCAAGTTGTTAGTTCATGACATTTCACTCCATACCATATTTATACACCAATACATTTTCCAAAGCAATATTGTTGTGTATATAAATCCTtataactgtaaataaatacaattaatacggtatcaattattatgatatgagtaCTTACTAATTTAAGTTGCATGTACTGAGTGTCGGGTTCTTTGTGTTGACGAAATATAGCGATAAATTGCATTCCTAAAAAAGACAGATGATTTCTACTATTTTCtttgtaaatgaaaatttatagaaattattaccCTATAGAGTTAAGTAAAGCACGCTACAAATTGCATAtcaaaatgataattaaattatttgagttagttttttatggacattttcattagatattaattattgagaAGTTAACAACATTACCCAAGTCacaataagataaataatagataacgaCTGATGTCTGGTACAGTATGTCTCAATAAGTTATTTTAGAAAACTTCAGTAGAACATGCAGCCTAATATCAAACACATTGAGAAAAAAACATGGTATTGTCAAATTGCtatagcaatatttttaatttgttctaaaaaataaagttatttgatGAAATTAGCACAAAAAAGTAACTcaaagtaggtatgtataatttactttACATAAAAAGGTTAGGTAACTGTTTCAAACTAGTTTTGTAACAGTAACTTGTAACAAAAGATAAGTTGAACCTAGCGGTAACAGTCATTTCATCACAATCATCCGACAtagtttaaaaacacaatttgtaaccacaccagtaatgtatttaatttattatctgacttttaattcaatttattcatGCATAACTGACAGTCCGCAGTCTGATTCAATGTGGGACGGCATTTTGTGTTTTACTTAATTAGTGATCGATATGAAAAAATGTCTGATGTGTGtgggtgtaaaataaaaacacttaaaaaattatgaaatattcaaacaatatcTATAAAAAGAAGTTATctttatgtaataatgtatttaaaacaataggtaacGCACCTATCTAATAAGATTATCATCACAgattttagataaatttataagATAATGCTTGCATCCTAAGAAAATGTTCTACACAACACATAGGTACCAagtgtagtattataatatgaaaaaagaaaattacacgGTTTTTTCAAAATGCTATTAAGATTGTTTCTaggaattaatgaaaaaatatatatacagagtaaATTAAGAAATAACCACAAAAATGTAccagatttaattaattttattagcttTATCAAACTAGTCTTGTTACAGTAACTTGTAAAATAAGTTAATCCCAACACTCATTTACATAGGTAGGCAAATCACTAGACatcattttaaaacacaatacatTTGTAACCACACCAGTCAtgcttttgttttatttattcatgcatAACTGACAGTCTGATATTTCAAGTGTGATGGCAATAAGTGTTTCGatttgtttgatttatatttaatgtttaaaaatatactcacTAGACGTTTCAACAATGATCAGTCCAACATAAAAGGTACAATCAATATGGTAATCATAATTGTTGACATctccaaaatacatttttgatgaagttacatttctgaaataaaaatttgattagaaTAATTTGTGGAAATTTGTTAAATAGATAATCctaatcagtatttaaaaagataaattttgTTACCCCAGGTATTCGGGTATTAAGACCTAAAGTTATAGTTTTTCCCCATcggtataatatagatttaattgattcgtattcaaatttaattaaagcaCTAAGTACATATTGCTGCATATCATGGTGACAATGAAATGGCGAAAGCATTTTACTATGTCCCCGAAAGCTTtgtacaaaatgaaattataaacgtcttatagagaattttcctggctttccgaatatataggtttaattcggcgccaccttccggaacacggtcggaaaaatgaaaaaccgcgCATGGGTACATGCGCGCGGCAGTTCGAAAACATGGTCCCCTGGGCTGTTCGGTCGCATTTTACTATGTCCCCGAAAGCTTtgtacaaaatgaaattataaacgtcttatagagaattttcctggctttccgaatatataggtttaattcggCGCCACCTTCCggcgttaggttaggttaacctaACCTTAACCTTAACTAACATCCGGCCCCCATCTCATATTACATCTATGGTTTTTAGACCGTgataaaatctataaacataACTCAATTGTATGGCCAATGTTTAAATTGGTAACCGTCCCTGACCCTAACCgcaattatatttaagaacttGTTATCAACATTTAACAAATCACGATTATTGATAAAGCAAATTTCTCTATGTTATTTTCTCAAATTTGTATCATTTTTTGACAATACTTAAAAAACTCGGTTAAACTggccattttattattttcaaggtttaagatataccttaaaccaggtatatcttaaaccgtgattattttaatgaaatctaCGTACAATTcccaataatactatatacatttcaGCTCTTCCATTAACTTGTTCACCTGGTAAGttgatatgatttttaatatttttatagagatccatttataataattatttaatataatattttttaattttgtctagATTTACATGATAGTATTGACTACACTTTTTCTCCTGGAACATCATCATAATTTCCTAGTAAAAAATCTAGATATTCAGATTCTTAAGTCCTTGTAAgatttattcaaacaattttatttaacctTATATATAGGGCGattcttttattattgaatttatcttGAAAAAGTAGTAATTACATTAGTAATTAAATTAgtcttttttttcatagtttcaagttgtcaaaaaaaatgtttttattaaaaaaatatttttttaaatattttttatccttataatgtttgaagttttttacttttttgaatgacacatagagttttaatttcattttccaaagcagaatattttcctaagtattttgaaacatacaaatcaaatttaggatgagtagtttatgagttataagtatttgaagtttaGACAAGCGGAGTAGTGGATAAATATTTTACGGGGTACCCCGTACCACTCCTCACAGACTATctgaactttaaaatttaaatacttagaactcataaactactcgtcccaaattcgatttgtatgtatcaaaatacttagaaaaaaatctgctttggaatatgaaattaaaactctgttatcattcaaaaaagtaaaaaacttaaaaaatatatttaaaaacatgattttttaataaaaactttgtttttttaacaacttgaaactatacaaaaaaatattttcaaaaccattaatactttttgaaataatgagtgttcaatgataaaagaatagTCCTGTATATAATTGTCTGTAtgattactaaaattatataaatatgatttaggtCCTTCAGTTTGGTTTGAAGAAATACCGAGAAAAATTTTATACGCCTACAATTGAAGAATGACAATTTCATCTCgaaaaacatttgttttcaCCCAGTAGTACAATCTTAAACAATGAGCAACACGAGAAACCCTCATGGACAGGTACACaatttgtatgaaaaaattagCATTAACAATCTACTTCTCATTACCATTTGTTCCATATGTAAGAACTTTAACAAGAGTTgctttaaatatgaaataactcctggattaaatgatttttttatttgaatttttcaagaCAAAAATGTCTAACTTTGAAACTGAGGCTCTTgagatgttattataaaaattgttaaacattTCTGTAAATTTTAAAGCATTTGTCAATGACCAACACTCtaattttgttagttttagtaaaaatgtttaggacATATGTCTATGAtacttacaattttttgaaaaaaataaatgttatttctcAGTTATTAGTTGGTTCCGATGTGACTATCAGGATGAATTTCATAAACCTTCATTATCCACTTACTatgtagattttattttacattactgtttaaatatttctaggTGCAATATTGACAATAATGAATCAAGGgagacgaaaaaaaattgaaaaaacaatgtgttACTGAACCTCAAGTTATTACTACCTACAACAATCACTTTTGAAGACTTACAATCTGAAATACGGAAGTTGTGTAGTGttgcaatattacaataatgtattattggtaGGTTATTATAAACAACAGTATCTAtacttttaactatatttttataaaagttattttatattttagtctaCATCCTGGGACTGAACAACACatgaatatatatacataacaactGCTATTTGTAACCAACAACTTGAGGTAATTCTTATCAAACTTCTGATTGGTATTCATCAACACGAATCAGGCATTAAATAAACCTATTGTGTCTGAATCATAtacagtttaaattagtaagtatagatattataataaataatgtgtattaattttatttcatttcagttataagcatttatattaTGGTTTCCACACAGCATTATGgcttttgaaaatgtatatcagCTAACAGTACATCATTGATTTGAGCAGTAGGTATCCTCTACGGAAATAGTATGTGCTAGTTTAAAatcttttgatttattttgtttgattagTGTTGTATTGACattgtgtaaaattatatagtatatattatataaatgtaagtttatccacaattttataattgcattttGACACAACagtgatatttttcaatataatatcatgatgatCTGTTCTCTGGGAACATTTTTGTAGCCTGCAagagataattaaaaaacttatgaaATAGTATCTAAACACTTAAGACCTAAGTTgtcatagttattatttaaatagtatctTGAGTTTTCGCAATTAAACATGTGTACGTCCTAGAGTCTTTCTTAATTGCCAGACATTTGTCATTATCgattatttatatcatgtatttttataacctAGGTATTTATGTTTTGTACTTCTTAATAATCAAGGTCTAGTAATACTTttggaaaaaaagtaactttcgCCATTTCATTGTCACCATGATATGCAGCAATATGTACTTAGtgctttaattaaatttgaatacgaatcaattaaatctatattataccgATGGGGAAAAACTATAACTTTAGGTCTTAATACCCGGATACCTGGGGTAAcaaaatttatctttttaaatactgattagGATTATCTATTTAACAGATTTCCACAAATTAttctaatcaaatttttatttcagaaatgtaacttcatcaaaaatgtattttggagATGTCAACAATTATGATTACCATATTGATTGTACCTTTTATGTTGGACTGATCATTGTTGAAACGTCTAgtgagtatatttttaaacattaaatataaatcaaacaaatCGAAACACTTATTGCCATCACACTTGAAATATCGGACTGTCAGTTatgcatgaataaataaaacaaaagcaTGACTGGTGTGGTTACAAatgtattgtgttttaaaatgatGTCTAGTGATTTGCCTACCTATGTAAATGAGTGTTGGGATTAACTTATTTTACAAGTTACTGTAACAAGACTAGTTTGATAaagctaataaaattaattaaatctggTACATTTTTGTGGTTATTTCTTAATttactctgtatatatattttttcattaattcctAGAAACAATCTTAATAGCATTTTGAAAAAACcgtgtaattttcttttttcatattataatactacactTGGTACCTATGTGTTGTGTAGAACATTTTCTTAGGATGCAAGCATTATCttataaatgtatctaaaatCTGTGATGATAATCTTATTAGATAGGTGCgttacctattgttttaaatacattattacatacagGATAACTTCTTTTTATAgatattgtttgaatatttcataattttttaagtgtttttattttacaccaaCACACACATCAGACATTTCTTATTAACGATTACTATTTAAGTAAAACACAAAATGCCGTCCCACTTTGAATCAGACTGCGGACTGACAGTTATGCatgaataaattgaattaaaagtcagataataaattaaatgcattactggtgtggttacaaattgtgttttttaaactatGTCGGATGATTGTGATGAAATGACTGTTACCGCTAGGTTCAACTTATCTTTTGTTACAAGTTACTGTTACAAAACTAGTTTGAAACAGTTACCTAATCTTTCTatgtaaagtaatttatacatacctactttgAGTTACTTTTTTGTGCTAATTTCATCAAATAACTTTATCTTttagaacaaattaaaaatattgctataGCAATTTGACAATACCATGTTTTTTTCTCAATGTGTTTGATATTAGGCTACATGTTCTACTGACGTTTTCTAACATAACTTATTGAGACATACTGTACCAGACATCAGtcgttatctattatttatcttattgtGACTTGGGTAATGTTTTTAACTTCTCAATAGTTAATATctaatgaaaatgtccataaaaaactaactcaaataatttaattataattttgatatgcaATTTGTAGCGTGCTTTACTTAACTCTATATggtaataatttctataaattttcatttacaaaGAAAATAGTAGAAATCATCTGTCTTTTTTAGGAATGCAATTTATCGCTATATTTCGTGAACACAAAGAACCCGACACCCAGTACATACGAACTTAAATTAGTAAGtactcatatcataataattgataNNNNNNNNNNNNNNNNNNNNNNNNNNNNNNNNNNNNNNNNNNNNNNNNNNNNNNNNNNNNNNNNNNNNNNNNNNNNNNNNNNNNNNNNNNNNNNNNNNNNNNNNNNNNNNNNNNNNNNNNNNNNNNNNNNNNNNNNNNNNNNNNNNNNNNNNNNNNNNNNNNNNNNNNNNNNNNNNNNNNNNNNNNNNNNNNNNNNNNNNNNNNNNNNNNNNNNNNNNNNNNNNNNNNNNNNNNNNNNNNNNNNNNNNNNNNNNNNNNNNNNNNNNNNNNNNNNNNNNNNNNNNNNNNNNNNNNNNNNNNNNNNNNNNNNNNNNNNNNNNNNNNNNNNNNNNNNNNNNNNNNNNNNNNNNNNNNNNNNNNNNNNNNNNNNNNNNNNNNNNNNNNNNNNNNNNNNNNNNNNNNNNNNNNNNNNNNNNNNNNNNNNNNNNNNNNNNNNNNNNNNNNNNNNNNNNNNNNNNNNNNNNNNNNNNNNNNNNNNNNNNNNNNNNNNNNNNNNNNNNNNNNNNNNNNNNNNNNNNNNNNNNNNNNNNNNNNNNNNNNNNNNNNNNNNNNNNNNNNNNNNNNNNNNNNNNNNNNNNNNNNNNNNNNNNNNNNNNNNNNNNNNNNNNNNNNNNNNNNNNNNNNNNNNNNNNNNNNNNNNNNNNNNNNNNNNNNNNNNNNNNNNNNNNNNNNNNNNNNNNNNNNNNNNNNNNNNNNNNNNNNNNNNNNNNNNNNNNNNNNNNNNNNNNNNNNNNNNNNNNNNNNNNNNNNCATCATTGCATGAtaaaatgtgtgtgttttttaagcGCAGATTTTTAGCGTATGACAACAAaacaaatatctataataaagttAGACAGCCAGTTTTTTTCCAGACAATACATTAAATTCTGAGAAATATAGGTCGGACATGATGTTAGAATTGTTATCATTAGATAACAAGTAACTATATTTTCCAACTagataatctttattttttggCATCTTAATTGGCTTATAGTAATTCAAGTCTTTAGGGAGCATATTTTGGTGTAAATCCATAGCTAGTGCTGGTAGTCGAAACGGAGATTTATGACTGCCGGGTGTCGAAACTGATTTTGTTAAACAATCGTCCAATGGCTTACTCAAATCATGTACAACCATGTCGTTGTTGATAGGCTCATCAACAGTGAACCCAGTCTCATTGTCACATTCTATAACcacaatgttatttttatctGCTGTAGTGGTCGAAGACTTAGGGATTTTTAACGACAGTGCTTTGAAAGGACGGTACTTGATGGGTTGGAGGTGTTTgtgttgtttttctttttttccccAACTCTCTGTTTCGTCTAAATGGTTAAGGCCAGACAATtctgaaatttttctttttccattTTCTTTAGTAGTACTCTGTTTAGACTTAGTGTCAAAATCAAGCGCACGAGTGCACTTTCCTTTTCTAATATTGTACTTCATTTGTTTGTGTACATTCATCACGCGCTGTCTCATAAGTTTTAAAAACCGGCCGCATTTAAACCTACGGTCGCCTTCTAGTATGTCTTGTTTGACTGTTTTAAACCAAGATTCAACGGTAGCATTACTCTGGCGGATTTCAATGCCATTGCTgagtttattattcataataggtGTCCACAGTGCTAAGAAAGGTACACACTTAACTATAAACTCGTGTAAATAtgattcatcataatattcattaatgcttatattttcaatattttcagcACAATTTGAGACTTCAGATTTAACCTGTTCTTTGATTGACTGAAATCTACAGAACATCATGGAATTACTCGTGTTGGATTCGcatagaaatttatttatttcctccGAGTGATCCTCACCTTCGTTGTTCGATTCATTTGGCAATTGGTATTTATCATAACACTTGGCTCTCATTGTACTAATGGCATCTTTCGTGTGTCCTGTACCATAAGGTGACAACAGTAtcactgaaaatattttgaaccattGTTCAACATCTGTCAAACTGGTTGTGTTAAAAAGTATACATATCCAATCAATAACATCATTTCTTTTCGTTTTTTCTACAGTCGTGCGATGGTTTTTCTCAGATTGAAAATATGTGTAGACAtggtttactataatttttgtgtAATGATTTGCACATATATTTATGATGGTGACATTAGATTCGTCGTGGTTTTCAACCAATACTCTGTAACACCAGTTAAGGTAGTCGAATATGGAAGTAAAACCATTCCATCCTATACACAAGGCATTCATTTGGGCATAACTGAAATCTGTCACGATATTTGTGAATACTGGCCAAGTGAGTTTTTGTTTCAAAACGAATGCTTTAAAAGCGTTTAGCCATTGTGAAATCGCAACAATGTCGTGGGCTGAACTAATCATTTCAACAACAGGACACGTGACACTTGAGTCTCTAGGTAATGGGACATTAACAACTAGAACATAGTACAGAACCCTTTTGCTGGTCTTGTCAATTTTCCTGACCACTGTACCAGTTGCATCCAAATACCCAGTTactggtttttgttttttaatcagATTTTTTAGTATGTCCAACTGCTCGTTACTATAACAGTGAACGGACGGTATGCCGACATGCTTTACAAAGTTGTTTTCTTTGTCATTACACATCAGTAAAAGGTCATGAAAATCATCTTTATCATAATCATCGGCACTTAAGGCCTCTGATCTGATTTTTCTGACGACGTCATCTGATTTAATGCCTTGCAAATTACCACAATTCAACTGAGTGGGTGATGCCATGTCAACAGCGTCTGACCTGAAGGAAAACGCTTTTGCCTTTTTTAGCGCTTCTTTGTGTAAGTCTCGCTGAATCCCTTTTACGTGGTTCGTGAGACCATTGTCTTCTGGATTGTGATGGTAATTTAAACCAGAACTATATACTTCCGCCAGAAACTCTTGGTTTTGAGGCTGGACTTTAATTCTAAAAAGTTTACACCCCTCGTGGCTACAATACATGTACACATTgcaatgattttcaaaatatctaacCCTTTTTGCATTAACAACGCATGTATTGTTCACAGTTCTAATAAGCTTTCTGAACATAATAGGATATTTAGTCTTTTCCAAACGTTTTTTACCgctaatatgtgtatataacatATGAGACCACACTACACGTGAAAATGTGAAAGTTCCTTCAACAAACTCACATTCATAGCTATCGTATTGTTTTggataacaatttattgttttcaaaggCAGCACAACACCAGACTTGACCGGGGTTTTCTTAAAATAGGCATTTTTAAGGGGACTTGGCACAAGTACAGCGTTTTTTCTGCATTCCAATTTACTCGGTGTAACAAAATCAGATTCATCCCTTATGCTTTCTGGTAGAATTTGAGTACTACAAGGTATGAGTGGATTTCCTATCATCCAACTGCAATCACTTTAGGGCGATACACTTGTGTGTTCAAGTGAAACGTGGTCTTTATGCACTAGTTCAGGCTCTGTGTGATCAGAATATGAAGTGCAATTTTCAATACtagaattttcattaaaataaacactatttgaATTCATAATGTTTGCGTCATCCGATGGATTACACAAAGACATTTCAAAGTGTTTTTTACATTTCCTATACAATGTAATACGGTTAACATGATTTGCAGCTACTTTAATGTGTTTACATATGTCATTTAGAATTGTGACATTGTAATTTAAGAAATCACTAGACGTATAGttacaattttcaatacattttattattgtactattcaTTTCTGACACATTACATAAATCAGTATTGTTCATACTTGTAATACGTTTACGAAGAGATGAAGTGTTTCTATTGATAGCATTTGCGATTGATTTTTTCAAAGCTTTATCATTTTCTTTATTAAAGATGTTATTGCAAATATTAGTTACACAACTGTCAGAAACTGAGACAtttccaaaatttaaatttggatattgatttttaatataatgagcTACCTCatctaattttttgtttaaactcatttttaagcttataaataattgttttctgtGTCTGAATTACAAATTCGTTCACACTTTTATCTGCCTGAGTAAGACCTCTTCGACTTTTAGTTTTTGTTGTCTGAGTTTACACTCTTCGacaactaaaattataactaaaactacaactacaactacaactatacttaaaactactttttttttttttttaactacaactaccactaaaactactttttttggggtttttttttttttttaactacagctAAAACTacactactatttttttattttaaattaaaactacaactaaaactaatttttttgggttttatttttctactttttttgtggttatttttcttttttttagctACAGCTAAAACTacactactatttttttttttaaattaaaactacagctaaaactactttttttgggttttatttttctactttttttggggttatttttcttttttttaactacagctAAAACtaaactactattttttttttttttttaactatgaataaaactaaaacaactattttttttaaactacagCTAAAACTAGAACTAACACTAATTCTAACTACAACTATTATGAGAGTTGATGTGATGCTGCTGTAAATAAGGCAATATGCTGCTGTGCGGAAATGGTTCGGAAAAAGCAGGATCACAACActtgaaaagtttaaaatagataggttttaatttttaaaattacaaaaatatattatattcaaaaattatacactCCTATTTTA includes:
- the LOC115034785 gene encoding uncharacterized protein LOC115034785; this encodes MSLLIGSSTVNPVSLSHSITTMLFLSAVVVEDLGIFNDSALKGRYLMGWRCLCCFSFFPQLSVSSKWLRPDNSEIFLFPFSLVVLCLDLVSKSSARVHFPFLILYFICLCTFITRCLISFKNRPHLNLRSPSSMSCLTVLNQDSTVALLWRISMPLLSLLFIIGVHSAKKAQFETSDLTCSLID